In Myxocyprinus asiaticus isolate MX2 ecotype Aquarium Trade chromosome 16, UBuf_Myxa_2, whole genome shotgun sequence, a single window of DNA contains:
- the irgq1 gene encoding uncharacterized protein irgq1 isoform X3, producing the protein MPEKIQEDHVNKIKDLFASESPEEIPHQLTTLLEVFGHFKIDIAVTGESGAGKSTLINAFLGLCPDDAGAAPTGVVETTMQPTMYQLPNHPQVRLWDLPGMGTPTFASKTYVKTMNFDSYDMFMVVMSERVRENNMLLIDEILRQKKPFYVIRTKIDNDMRTQKKKPHFSEISALNHIRQDCEKYLKEKHLDTQVFLVSAHDTINYEMQKLINTLKNEVPQLRAEVFSSLLDKLLHGSWMTARHVMHHIQQTGKMQADDITTLQNMYKRKGFGAVKVKVVLEALNHFQLDVAILGETGSGVSTLVNALNGLQHEACGEAATSFSNPTMSLGYPDVRFWDISGIEAVMDYSMYEMKQVLDYNDFYIIIVSDWQKARHIKLAKAVNELRKHFLLVQTKVDCQLKAQRDLCCAETEMLDGLRAQYTQELQMANLDELQIFLINSLDRSGFDFVGLESALSSDLNIIRTNAFAYYIAKIVRDKQ; encoded by the exons ATGCCAGAAAAAATTCAAGAAGACCATGTCAACAAAATCAAGGATTTGTTTGCTTCTGAAAGCCCTGAAGAAATTCCCCATCAGCTTACAACACTTTTGGAGGTGTTTGGCCATTTTAAGATAGATATTGCTGTGACTGGAGAGTCTGGCGCAGGAAAGTCTACCCTTATCAATGCATTCCTAGGACTGTGTCCTGATGATGCAGGGGCAGCTCCAACAGGAGTTGTAGAAACCACAATGCAACCAACTATGTATCAGCTTCCAAATCACCCACAGGTCAGGCTGTGGGATCTTCCAGGGATGGGCACCCCTACCTTTGCATCCAAGACTTATGTAAAGACAATGAACTTTGACTCATATGACATGTTTATGGTCGTGATGTCAGAGAGAGTCAGAGAAAACAACATGCTTTTGATTGATGAAATTCTGCGACAAAAGAAGCCATTTTATGTTATCAGAACAAAAATTGACAATGATATGCGCACCCAGAAAAAGAAACCGCACTTCTCTGAAATAAGTGCATTGAATCACATAAGACAAGACTGCGAGAAATATCTGAAGGAAAAGCACTTGGACACCCAGGTGTTCCTAGTTTCAGCCCATGACACAATAAATTATGAGATGCAAAAGCTCATTAACACTCTTAAGAATGAGGTTCCTCAACTTAGGGCAGAGGTATTTTCAAGTCTTCTGGACAAGTTGTTGCATGGAAGTTGGATGACAGCAAG gcatgttatgcatCACATCCAACAGACTGGAAAAATGCAAGCTGATGACATCACAACGttacaaaatatgtataaacGCAAAGGCTTTGGAGCTGTGAAAGTCAAAGTTGTACTAGAGGCTCTGAATCACTTTCAGCTCGATGTTGCCATTTTGGGAGAGACAGGGTCTGGAGTATCCACTTTGGTAAATGCCTTAAATGGGCTGCAACATGAGGCATGTGGTGAAGCAGCAACATCCTTCAGCAACCCGACAATGAGTCTTGGATACCCAGACGTCCGGTTCTGGGACATATCAGGCATAGAGGCAGTGATGGATTACTCAATGTATGAAATGAAACAAGTTTTGGATTATAACGACTTCTACATCATCATTGTATCAGACTGGCAAAAAGCACGGCATATAAAATTAGCCAAAGCTGTGAATGAATTAAGGAAGCATTTCCTCTTGGTCCAGACAAAAGTAGACTGTCAGCTAAAGGCTCAAAGAGATTTGTGCTGTGCCGAGACTGAGATGCTTGATGGACTACGGGCACAATATACCCAAGAGCTTCAGATGGCAAACCTGGATGAACTGCAAATTTTTCTCATCAACAGCCTAGACAGAAGTGGATTTGATTTTGTTGGTTTGGAGAGTGCACTGTCCAGTGACCTCAACATTATCAGGACAAATGCTTTTGCATATTATATTGCAAAAATAGTCAGGGACAAACAATAA
- the irgq1 gene encoding uncharacterized protein irgq1 isoform X1, whose product MAVNREVDASFQLLYMPEKIQEDHVNKIKDLFASESPEEIPHQLTTLLEVFGHFKIDIAVTGESGAGKSTLINAFLGLCPDDAGAAPTGVVETTMQPTMYQLPNHPQVRLWDLPGMGTPTFASKTYVKTMNFDSYDMFMVVMSERVRENNMLLIDEILRQKKPFYVIRTKIDNDMRTQKKKPHFSEISALNHIRQDCEKYLKEKHLDTQVFLVSAHDTINYEMQKLINTLKNEVPQLRAEVFSSLLDKLLHGSWMTARHVMHHIQQTGKMQADDITTLQNMYKRKGFGAVKVKVVLEALNHFQLDVAILGETGSGVSTLVNALNGLQHEACGEAATSFSNPTMSLGYPDVRFWDISGIEAVMDYSMYEMKQVLDYNDFYIIIVSDWQKARHIKLAKAVNELRKHFLLVQTKVDCQLKAQRDLCCAETEMLDGLRAQYTQELQMANLDELQIFLINSLDRSGFDFVGLESALSSDLNIIRTNAFAYYIAKIVRDKQ is encoded by the exons ATGGCGGTGAATCGTGAGGTGGATGCCTCTTTTCAGCT ATTGTATATGCCAGAAAAAATTCAAGAAGACCATGTCAACAAAATCAAGGATTTGTTTGCTTCTGAAAGCCCTGAAGAAATTCCCCATCAGCTTACAACACTTTTGGAGGTGTTTGGCCATTTTAAGATAGATATTGCTGTGACTGGAGAGTCTGGCGCAGGAAAGTCTACCCTTATCAATGCATTCCTAGGACTGTGTCCTGATGATGCAGGGGCAGCTCCAACAGGAGTTGTAGAAACCACAATGCAACCAACTATGTATCAGCTTCCAAATCACCCACAGGTCAGGCTGTGGGATCTTCCAGGGATGGGCACCCCTACCTTTGCATCCAAGACTTATGTAAAGACAATGAACTTTGACTCATATGACATGTTTATGGTCGTGATGTCAGAGAGAGTCAGAGAAAACAACATGCTTTTGATTGATGAAATTCTGCGACAAAAGAAGCCATTTTATGTTATCAGAACAAAAATTGACAATGATATGCGCACCCAGAAAAAGAAACCGCACTTCTCTGAAATAAGTGCATTGAATCACATAAGACAAGACTGCGAGAAATATCTGAAGGAAAAGCACTTGGACACCCAGGTGTTCCTAGTTTCAGCCCATGACACAATAAATTATGAGATGCAAAAGCTCATTAACACTCTTAAGAATGAGGTTCCTCAACTTAGGGCAGAGGTATTTTCAAGTCTTCTGGACAAGTTGTTGCATGGAAGTTGGATGACAGCAAG gcatgttatgcatCACATCCAACAGACTGGAAAAATGCAAGCTGATGACATCACAACGttacaaaatatgtataaacGCAAAGGCTTTGGAGCTGTGAAAGTCAAAGTTGTACTAGAGGCTCTGAATCACTTTCAGCTCGATGTTGCCATTTTGGGAGAGACAGGGTCTGGAGTATCCACTTTGGTAAATGCCTTAAATGGGCTGCAACATGAGGCATGTGGTGAAGCAGCAACATCCTTCAGCAACCCGACAATGAGTCTTGGATACCCAGACGTCCGGTTCTGGGACATATCAGGCATAGAGGCAGTGATGGATTACTCAATGTATGAAATGAAACAAGTTTTGGATTATAACGACTTCTACATCATCATTGTATCAGACTGGCAAAAAGCACGGCATATAAAATTAGCCAAAGCTGTGAATGAATTAAGGAAGCATTTCCTCTTGGTCCAGACAAAAGTAGACTGTCAGCTAAAGGCTCAAAGAGATTTGTGCTGTGCCGAGACTGAGATGCTTGATGGACTACGGGCACAATATACCCAAGAGCTTCAGATGGCAAACCTGGATGAACTGCAAATTTTTCTCATCAACAGCCTAGACAGAAGTGGATTTGATTTTGTTGGTTTGGAGAGTGCACTGTCCAGTGACCTCAACATTATCAGGACAAATGCTTTTGCATATTATATTGCAAAAATAGTCAGGGACAAACAATAA
- the irgq1 gene encoding uncharacterized protein irgq1 isoform X2 — MDRLYMPEKIQEDHVNKIKDLFASESPEEIPHQLTTLLEVFGHFKIDIAVTGESGAGKSTLINAFLGLCPDDAGAAPTGVVETTMQPTMYQLPNHPQVRLWDLPGMGTPTFASKTYVKTMNFDSYDMFMVVMSERVRENNMLLIDEILRQKKPFYVIRTKIDNDMRTQKKKPHFSEISALNHIRQDCEKYLKEKHLDTQVFLVSAHDTINYEMQKLINTLKNEVPQLRAEVFSSLLDKLLHGSWMTARHVMHHIQQTGKMQADDITTLQNMYKRKGFGAVKVKVVLEALNHFQLDVAILGETGSGVSTLVNALNGLQHEACGEAATSFSNPTMSLGYPDVRFWDISGIEAVMDYSMYEMKQVLDYNDFYIIIVSDWQKARHIKLAKAVNELRKHFLLVQTKVDCQLKAQRDLCCAETEMLDGLRAQYTQELQMANLDELQIFLINSLDRSGFDFVGLESALSSDLNIIRTNAFAYYIAKIVRDKQ, encoded by the exons ATGGATAG ATTGTATATGCCAGAAAAAATTCAAGAAGACCATGTCAACAAAATCAAGGATTTGTTTGCTTCTGAAAGCCCTGAAGAAATTCCCCATCAGCTTACAACACTTTTGGAGGTGTTTGGCCATTTTAAGATAGATATTGCTGTGACTGGAGAGTCTGGCGCAGGAAAGTCTACCCTTATCAATGCATTCCTAGGACTGTGTCCTGATGATGCAGGGGCAGCTCCAACAGGAGTTGTAGAAACCACAATGCAACCAACTATGTATCAGCTTCCAAATCACCCACAGGTCAGGCTGTGGGATCTTCCAGGGATGGGCACCCCTACCTTTGCATCCAAGACTTATGTAAAGACAATGAACTTTGACTCATATGACATGTTTATGGTCGTGATGTCAGAGAGAGTCAGAGAAAACAACATGCTTTTGATTGATGAAATTCTGCGACAAAAGAAGCCATTTTATGTTATCAGAACAAAAATTGACAATGATATGCGCACCCAGAAAAAGAAACCGCACTTCTCTGAAATAAGTGCATTGAATCACATAAGACAAGACTGCGAGAAATATCTGAAGGAAAAGCACTTGGACACCCAGGTGTTCCTAGTTTCAGCCCATGACACAATAAATTATGAGATGCAAAAGCTCATTAACACTCTTAAGAATGAGGTTCCTCAACTTAGGGCAGAGGTATTTTCAAGTCTTCTGGACAAGTTGTTGCATGGAAGTTGGATGACAGCAAG gcatgttatgcatCACATCCAACAGACTGGAAAAATGCAAGCTGATGACATCACAACGttacaaaatatgtataaacGCAAAGGCTTTGGAGCTGTGAAAGTCAAAGTTGTACTAGAGGCTCTGAATCACTTTCAGCTCGATGTTGCCATTTTGGGAGAGACAGGGTCTGGAGTATCCACTTTGGTAAATGCCTTAAATGGGCTGCAACATGAGGCATGTGGTGAAGCAGCAACATCCTTCAGCAACCCGACAATGAGTCTTGGATACCCAGACGTCCGGTTCTGGGACATATCAGGCATAGAGGCAGTGATGGATTACTCAATGTATGAAATGAAACAAGTTTTGGATTATAACGACTTCTACATCATCATTGTATCAGACTGGCAAAAAGCACGGCATATAAAATTAGCCAAAGCTGTGAATGAATTAAGGAAGCATTTCCTCTTGGTCCAGACAAAAGTAGACTGTCAGCTAAAGGCTCAAAGAGATTTGTGCTGTGCCGAGACTGAGATGCTTGATGGACTACGGGCACAATATACCCAAGAGCTTCAGATGGCAAACCTGGATGAACTGCAAATTTTTCTCATCAACAGCCTAGACAGAAGTGGATTTGATTTTGTTGGTTTGGAGAGTGCACTGTCCAGTGACCTCAACATTATCAGGACAAATGCTTTTGCATATTATATTGCAAAAATAGTCAGGGACAAACAATAA